The Bombus pascuorum chromosome 11, iyBomPasc1.1, whole genome shotgun sequence genome includes the window CATGTACGGCCATCGTGCGGCCTTCTTGCATTCTACGTTGCTAGTTACAAAATACGGTTTATTACGCGGATTGAATGAAAAGAAGGGGTATGTATACTTCTAAATTAAGATGACAATAGCTTCTTGCTTTTGCTGTGTTCCTAATGAAAGGGGAGCGCTGCGGAGTGGCCGCTCCGCGCATCACTGCACCCCACTATTCTTCACGCACTCGTAAACCGCGTACATACGAATCATGATCACCTTTTGGACCCTTTCTGCTGTTATTGTAGTTACTCTTGGTATTCAATACGGATCGCGTAATCGACTATCCAGCGATAGGATCACGTAGTTTCTACAACTTTGCCGTTTATCGGGGGATATTGATTTCTTGTCATTCGAGTAAGTCGATATTGATTATATACTGAGAAACTTACAATGTGATAGTAATAATTacttactttttaaatttctagatattaattttattttatttattatataacatttttttactaaGTGACAAAGTTAGACtaagtttatttataaattttgtcagaaataaattaagacagaatataacaatatacatatagagcAAATAAAGAATGCATTTACGCATTTATTATTTGCATTGCGATCATATTTGTGATCTATCCAATTGCATAATATTCTATGTGATTAAGTAAAGAATAAGGaagttaatatttaacaagtaGAAGTAGTCTTTACATATTAACCCAGATATTAAATCTGATGGGCAAAGTTGCTCTGACGAATAAAGGAGCGAAATTGAGATCTCTTATTCTATTTAACAGCAGTTAACAGTCATAGGCACGCGAGTAGAAAAGTCATGGCTTCCGACAATCTACGTAACTATGATCGCTCTTCCTGTTTCTAATATCCTGTTCGTGTGGAGTTCATTGGTACTATGCCTCTGTACTTTAACATTCAGTCCAATCGAGACCTACAAACTCATTATTCGCATTTACGTGTTGCCGAACCTCTTCAGCTAGTATGTTCTCCGAATAAATGGTCGATTCTAGTCGATCGACAAAAGTGTTTTGCGGTAGTAGCATTCAGGCTATCTTGTGTCGGATGTTTTAACTCTACAGAGTATAAATCTCGTGAACAATGACCACGCTTTATCATCAAAGATATGCATTTgaagattaatttatttaatatcacgTTGGCAACCATGCTGGAAGATGTTTCATAGTTGacatacaaattaattaaattcttttattttgtacacattttttttataaatatcatgtaTTCCACGAATTAAATCATCTTTCTAATAACTTAAAGTCAACCTGATTACTGTGTGCTTCTAGTATCTATTTCCACTATTGCGTTCGAGGATTATTAAATGATTTGCGTGGTTGTGATTTTTACTTCCACGATTCTAATCGCAATTATCATTTCATTCTTATTATAATGCGTTCTATCTTAAGAGCTTCTATTTTTATACCGGCAGAGCGACTGATCTTTCTGCCATCTGTGAACTAACAAGAAACTTCTTTATGTGAGTTGTACAGCACGAGCACGACCTCGACTCCGGATTTGTGTGTTCTagaagaaatggaagattGTATCTATAATGTGCAGTGTAAAAGGTATTTCGCGTATCCTGGTCCAATTAAACAATAATTCCCTTACGAGAATCCCATGGTAGCGTTCGTGATGCGACGTGCATTATTTTCACTATGCATTAGTTTTTTGCAAGCCAATGTCACAAGCGAATTTTTGTTCAagattttattacgttttgTTGTTTCGTTGTAGTTCAAAGTCTTCTGTAGACTAGTAATGTTTCTTTACGACAATTGTTTAAAACATTCTTTGAAAGTTGTATGAATTGTACAACTTTCTTAAAACTTCATATGTTTTagtttttacatataattcgTAATGTTCtgaaaagttataaatttatactttatggtaattaaaatatgtttaatggtataataatacaaatttataatttattactatgctatgtattttattttttcaaacagGTGAATTTACAAGTCTTTTGTTCATTGATACTTCCAAACACTTATTAAGTAAGAATTAAGAATACCATTTCCATTCGACAATTATACAACATGCCATCGGTTTGTGGGGATACAGTTGACATGACTGGTAATTTCTTGTTATATTCAATTCATTAAGAAAGTATTTGGTACTGTTAGtcattaataacattttacagTGACTGCACAATCAAATATCGCAGAAGGTATTTCTAGTACTGACAGCATTGGTACATATAGTGATATTTCTGGGCACACCACCATTTCAGGAAGACCCAGAATGGATGTAGCTTGTGTTTTAGACTTACAACAACCAGAACATTTGGCTCAGAGAAGAAGAGCCTTAGAGGAAGTTAGACAAGCCTGCAATCTAGTTAATGCCAATATGCATCATATTcaggtataaatattttttattgctaaAAGTTacaatctttaaatattttttattattatttttctagtttgaaaaattggaTTTTGGCGAAACAAATGTACTTGATACATTCTATAATGCAGATGTAGCTGTTGTAGATTTAAGTATTCAATTGCAACAGTCTGCCTTGTTTTATCACCTTGGTGTCAGAGAAAGTTTCGgcatgaaagaaaatattctattacataatgacatAGATACAGAAACAACAATCAGAATTAAGGtacatttatattgttttaatacattatatttaaaaattatcttttaacaTATAATTTCACAATGTGCAGTTATCATGTGGTAACTATACATTTGTATCCTACCGTGTGGTGGAATGCGGTTCATGTGTGGCAACTAATCCAGCTACTACCAGGATCACTGGCGAAGAAGTCATAGACCCGAAGCAACATCTTACATTGAAGCTCAAAAAGTTATTTCAAGATGTTGAAGTACAATCTAAGTATGTTTTGAGTTTTCACTACATTGTTAtcatatcttatttttatagataagTACATCATTTTTTTACCCAAATTATGTCATAGTAACaaagtgaatattttcttatcttatCATTTTGTACATAAAATTGAGTTATAGCATTCGAGCATATCTATAATTTGAGAATCTTGCTAACAGTTTGCAACGAACTTGAACTTATTGTAATAGTGTGATAATAATGCCATTCTCATTATCGATTTCcacaataaattatacaatttttagagCACATATGAAAGAAAAGTTCCTCGCGGATTTGCGGAAAGCTCGTGAAACATATTCTGGAGAAGAACTATCGAAAGCTTTGAACAATATGCGTAAACGCTTAGATGACCCAAACGTTTTGTCTGGAGAGGTTGTTTTAAACGTTCTGATTTCCTTCCGTGAAATACAGGTAATGCAGTTATGATTtttgtttcgaaaaatatttctttactaATTAGAATTATGTATGTGTAGGATTACGATGCAATGGTACAATTAGTTGATGATTTAAGAACGATACCGACTCATAAGAATTACATCAACACGCCAGCTATTCGGTATCTATACGCATTTGCGTTAAATCGACGAAATAAAGAAGGTGATAGGGAGAGAGCATTAAAAGTTATAGAAAAAGCActagagaagaaagaaaaccaTGTTCCTGATATGTTATGTTTGTGTGGaagaatatataaagataaattcgTAGAAAGTAGACACACTGacgaagaaagtttaaaaaatgctATTCATTGGTATAGGAAAGGTTTCGAGGTAtgttattttcttcattttgtaatataataaacactTGAACCGCACAACTTCTTCTAAGTACAACTTCTATATTCAGGTGCAACCAAATGAATATGCCGGTATCAATCTTGCTACGTTACTCGTTATAGCAGGGAACGAATTTTCCAGAAGTGAAGAATTACAACACATAGGCATGGTATTGAACAATCTCATTGGCAAGAAAGGTAGCTTATCCAGCCTAAAGGATTATTGGGATGTGGCAACGTTTTTTGAAATCAGTGTACTTGCCGAAGACTATTCGAAAGCTATTCAAGCCGCCGAGTGCATGTTTAAACTGAAGCCGCCAAACTGGTATGTACTTGTTATCATTGAAGCTATATGTATGTTAAAATAGAAAGTGttagaatattaattgtattgTTTCTTAATTAGGTACCTGAAATCAACAATAGGGAACATATCGCTGATAGATAGGTTTCGTAAAAAGAATGAGGAAGCCGAGGTTTCGCCAGAGGAGCAAATATTTAGTTTTTGGATGGACTACTTTGTTGAAGCTACAAAATCGGAAGTTGGAGATAGTATACGGTTTCCAGTAAGTTGATAAATGGAATCGTTCTACAAAGGATCCAGTTTCCAATTCGGGAGACTATGGCTTATAATATTGTGTTACCAATCCAGCTTACTTCTGTACATTTTGGGTCAAAGTAAGAACAATATAAAACTGCTCTTAGTGCAGGTTCTTAGACTGACTTTAATGAATCAAGATTCTATTACGATGTTCTGCAGTGAAAAGAGGGATTAGTCACTAATCTTTCTATTTTAGCTCTTAGTGTTGGAGCCAACGAAGATCTTGATGCCGAGCTATGTAAACGTTAACCTTGGGGCAGAAGAGAAATCGGTGCAAATTTGGAATCATTGCTTGGACAATATGAAGAATAGTTGTAAACAAGTTCACGATTGGTTATTTACCGCGAACATGATACGCAGTGTAAGCTTGTATAAAAGAGACGAACGCtgtctttttttatacgtCCACCAAAACTCCGATGATTTCCAAATGTATTTCCCGTCTGTTCAATGCAGACAAagattttatgatttaatcttGGAGATGACCAGGGATCAGGAGGGTATGGTTACAGATTTGGATGCATATATGACTGATGATAGGATGAAGgtttgtaaattattgttaGTTAATAtcagtttttaaataaatttatttcattaacatttatttcttcaCAGTTTGAATATGAATTGGACGACCAAAACAAACGAATAATGCTGGGTAAAGGTACATACGGGATTGTCTATGCTGCTCGAGATTTAAACACGCAAGTTAGAATTGCCGTCAAAGAAATTCGAGAACGGAATTTGGGAGATGTGCAACCCTTACACgaggaaattaaattacatagcCAATTGAGGCATAGAAATATTGTGCAATACTTAGGTTCTGTAAGTGAAGAAGgatactttaaaattttcatggaGCAAGTCCCTGGaggtaaataaatagaatgaaaGAGTATAAAGgggaatagtatatatttactatatttctttttattcttttctttaattctcttAGGTAGTTTATCAGCTTTACTAAGGTCAAAATGGGGTCCtctgaaagaaaatgaatctACAATTGCTTATTACACTAAACAAATCCTAGAAGGTCTCAAATATCTACATGATCAAAAAATCGTCCACAGAGATATTAAGGGTAAAGTATaatgtacgaaatattttatttatgaagtcttcagtatttttactttaattattgCTTTTAGGCGATAATGTTTTAGTCAATACGTATAGTGGCGTAGTAAAGATTTCAGACTTCGGTATGTCGAAACGATTAGCTGGTTTATGTCCAAGTACAGAAACGTTTACCGGGACTTTGCAATATATGGCACCGGAAGTTATTGATAAGGGACAGCGTGGATATGGTGCTCCTGTAAGTTATacatattgtttatttacaaaaggaaaattattatattatgatatacGATGTAGGCAGATATTTGGTCCTTGGGTTGCACAATAGTTGAAATGGCGACTGGTAAACCACCGTTCATTGAATTAGGTTCCCCTCAAGCTGCAGTGTTTAAGGTAAAATATTAGAGTTAATTTCTACTGAAGAcaatcttatatatatttaaaaagttcatTCTAACAGGTTGGGTATTACAAAATGCACCCTGAAATTCCATCAGAATTATCTGAAAGggcaaagaattttatattacgctGTTTTGAACCCAATCCTGACATAAGAGCAACTGCAGCTGAATTATTAGAAGATCCATTTCTAAATGAGTACgtgatacatatatatatatatatatttacatatacacgcgcgcacacacacacgcgcacacacacacgaaCATACAAACTCCATCTTACATAAGTAAATAgatacaataatattgttttttatgtgcatagaaaaaagaaaaccaaTCGATTGGCCGCAGTACCTGATTTTAGTAGAAGCATTTCAGTACCTGCCGACAGATTAGAACGCTTAGGGAAATCtgataaaaccaataataaTCATATTGTTTCCGCTTCTCCTATTCAAACTTCACAGTCAGACGATAGGTAACGTAAATAtgtcatttatattaatgtatttatatgcaaatattcatGTTCTAACTTATTTATGAATCGTCTGATTTTTGTTGTTTTGCTGCTGaaagcaatttttatatagagatACATTTTGCGTTTCAAAGAAATGTATAGCAGTTAGTAAATAGCTTTTTTCGGGTAATAAATCTGAATACATTGCACGCAATGTATTTGAATACGTGGTTAGCGGTttaactttctttcttctttattttctattttgtcattaaattccattttcttATGATGAAATATAATCGAAAAGTGTCACGTACAGTGGAGGGCTAACAAAGTCAAGCCCACTGAGGGAGCGCAGTCCAGCACACCTTCTGTCCCCCATTAGAATGCCCAGTGCAACCCTTTCTTTTAACAGGTATGGTACTAACGCTATAGATGGTTATAGCTGtcaaaaatgtaacaaataataGTGATACATGTTATTGacaaaaaacagaaaaatctaTCTTCATACAAGCAAGGAATTAATTATGATTAATAGTAGTTAggctatataatttattaatatttgtgttGCTTTATGTTGCTAAACGTTCATGTGTTGTGGGCAATGGAGCTTCCTGTTTAATTGTAATATGTGtaatttggtatatttttctatgtagTAAGGAGGAAGACTAAGATCCCTGTGTCATTTTAATCTTCCTTGTACTAGTCTTAAGCTAATGATACTGTAAAAACTGAAGTTTGATGTCCTAAACAAGttcaatggaaatttattacaaacttGGTTTATGTAACACTATTCATATGCTTTTCAACTTTAAGTTCTTCAGATTATTGATAGGAAATTTGAGATAGTGCTTGTAGAATATACTCATAGCATCAGTGATTGCCCTATGTATTCAGgtttattttcaatcaaaATATCTTCCAGGAAATGTTCTTGCCCTTGTGACACGTGTATAATGCAAACTTTAAATTCAAAGCACAATGATGGGAATGTAAATAACATTTAGATATAACATCGatttaacatattttcagT containing:
- the LOC132912223 gene encoding mitogen-activated protein kinase kinase kinase 15 isoform X1; translated protein: MPSVCGDTVDMTVTAQSNIAEGISSTDSIGTYSDISGHTTISGRPRMDVACVLDLQQPEHLAQRRRALEEVRQACNLVNANMHHIQFEKLDFGETNVLDTFYNADVAVVDLSIQLQQSALFYHLGVRESFGMKENILLHNDIDTETTIRIKLSCGNYTFVSYRVVECGSCVATNPATTRITGEEVIDPKQHLTLKLKKLFQDVEVQSKAHMKEKFLADLRKARETYSGEELSKALNNMRKRLDDPNVLSGEVVLNVLISFREIQDYDAMVQLVDDLRTIPTHKNYINTPAIRYLYAFALNRRNKEGDRERALKVIEKALEKKENHVPDMLCLCGRIYKDKFVESRHTDEESLKNAIHWYRKGFEVQPNEYAGINLATLLVIAGNEFSRSEELQHIGMVLNNLIGKKGSLSSLKDYWDVATFFEISVLAEDYSKAIQAAECMFKLKPPNWYLKSTIGNISLIDRFRKKNEEAEVSPEEQIFSFWMDYFVEATKSEVGDSIRFPLLVLEPTKILMPSYVNVNLGAEEKSVQIWNHCLDNMKNSCKQVHDWLFTANMIRSVSLYKRDERCLFLYVHQNSDDFQMYFPSVQCRQRFYDLILEMTRDQEGMVTDLDAYMTDDRMKFEYELDDQNKRIMLGKGTYGIVYAARDLNTQVRIAVKEIRERNLGDVQPLHEEIKLHSQLRHRNIVQYLGSVSEEGYFKIFMEQVPGGSLSALLRSKWGPLKENESTIAYYTKQILEGLKYLHDQKIVHRDIKGDNVLVNTYSGVVKISDFGMSKRLAGLCPSTETFTGTLQYMAPEVIDKGQRGYGAPADIWSLGCTIVEMATGKPPFIELGSPQAAVFKVGYYKMHPEIPSELSERAKNFILRCFEPNPDIRATAAELLEDPFLNEKKKTNRLAAVPDFSRSISVPADRLERLGKSDKTNNNHIVSASPIQTSQSDDSVTYSGGLTKSSPLRERSPAHLLSPIRMPSATLSFNSTIGNTPSIETSESDTAGASMTRRSSSGGLLSPEVELGGQPGQKTGEEQEGFYLLKKDSQRRMTLTRVLNQDEAKICEVWMRGICQAEGQTVLQMNHLILLMRALRDYIVEQNQGVIVTAIRTLKEELDFDSIAINHLNLAIYLFQTAVNEVLRMHSIKPHWMFALDNLVRNAVQAAITVLSPELGANLLGQERVQTGDQGPEEGSTSGVSTVNSVKSQKTGDSLDNKYWKEYRDQMGALKMENLRLLQELIESQKSYQALLQQVLEEQRTQVNALTRLCEGINRRTMRQESGYNSSISGNIVQQPISLVISDTPSSTTSCSNQALIGWLQSLQVDEMSIERFLYEQYTLDDVLNHVTREDIRRLNLRGGIELRIWQAILKYRQSNNEMEKNE
- the LOC132912223 gene encoding mitogen-activated protein kinase kinase kinase 15 isoform X2; this translates as MPSVCGDTVDMTVTAQSNIAEGISSTDSIGTYSDISGHTTISGRPRMDVACVLDLQQPEHLAQRRRALEEVRQACNLVNANMHHIQFEKLDFGETNVLDTFYNADVAVVDLSIQLQQSALFYHLGVRESFGMKENILLHNDIDTETTIRIKLSCGNYTFVSYRVVECGSCVATNPATTRITGEEVIDPKQHLTLKLKKLFQDVEVQSKAHMKEKFLADLRKARETYSGEELSKALNNMRKRLDDPNVLSGEVVLNVLISFREIQDYDAMVQLVDDLRTIPTHKNYINTPAIRYLYAFALNRRNKEGDRERALKVIEKALEKKENHVPDMLCLCGRIYKDKFVESRHTDEESLKNAIHWYRKGFEVQPNEYAGINLATLLVIAGNEFSRSEELQHIGMVLNNLIGKKGSLSSLKDYWDVATFFEISVLAEDYSKAIQAAECMFKLKPPNWYLKSTIGNISLIDRFRKKNEEAEVSPEEQIFSFWMDYFVEATKSEVGDSIRFPLLVLEPTKILMPSYVNVNLGAEEKSVQIWNHCLDNMKNSCKQVHDWLFTANMIRSVSLYKRDERCLFLYVHQNSDDFQMYFPSVQCRQRFYDLILEMTRDQEGMVTDLDAYMTDDRMKFEYELDDQNKRIMLGKGTYGIVYAARDLNTQVRIAVKEIRERNLGDVQPLHEEIKLHSQLRHRNIVQYLGSVSEEGYFKIFMEQVPGGSLSALLRSKWGPLKENESTIAYYTKQILEGLKYLHDQKIVHRDIKGDNVLVNTYSGVVKISDFGMSKRLAGLCPSTETFTGTLQYMAPEVIDKGQRGYGAPADIWSLGCTIVEMATGKPPFIELGSPQAAVFKVGYYKMHPEIPSELSERAKNFILRCFEPNPDIRATAAELLEDPFLNEKKKTNRLAAVPDFSRSISVPADRLERLGKSDKTNNNHIVSASPIQTSQSDDSGGLTKSSPLRERSPAHLLSPIRMPSATLSFNSTIGNTPSIETSESDTAGASMTRRSSSGGLLSPEVELGGQPGQKTGEEQEGFYLLKKDSQRRMTLTRVLNQDEAKICEVWMRGICQAEGQTVLQMNHLILLMRALRDYIVEQNQGVIVTAIRTLKEELDFDSIAINHLNLAIYLFQTAVNEVLRMHSIKPHWMFALDNLVRNAVQAAITVLSPELGANLLGQERVQTGDQGPEEGSTSGVSTVNSVKSQKTGDSLDNKYWKEYRDQMGALKMENLRLLQELIESQKSYQALLQQVLEEQRTQVNALTRLCEGINRRTMRQESGYNSSISGNIVQQPISLVISDTPSSTTSCSNQALIGWLQSLQVDEMSIERFLYEQYTLDDVLNHVTREDIRRLNLRGGIELRIWQAILKYRQSNNEMEKNE
- the LOC132912223 gene encoding mitogen-activated protein kinase kinase kinase 15 isoform X3, with the protein product MPSVCGDTVDMTVTAQSNIAEGISSTDSIGTYSDISGHTTISGRPRMDVACVLDLQQPEHLAQRRRALEEVRQACNLVNANMHHIQFEKLDFGETNVLDTFYNADVAVVDLSIQLQQSALFYHLGVRESFGMKENILLHNDIDTETTIRIKLSCGNYTFVSYRVVECGSCVATNPATTRITGEEVIDPKQHLTLKLKKLFQDVEVQSKAHMKEKFLADLRKARETYSGEELSKALNNMRKRLDDPNVLSGEVVLNVLISFREIQDYDAMVQLVDDLRTIPTHKNYINTPAIRYLYAFALNRRNKEGDRERALKVIEKALEKKENHVPDMLCLCGRIYKDKFVESRHTDEESLKNAIHWYRKGFEVQPNEYAGINLATLLVIAGNEFSRSEELQHIGMVLNNLIGKKGSLSSLKDYWDVATFFEISVLAEDYSKAIQAAECMFKLKPPNWYLKSTIGNISLIDRFRKKNEEAEVSPEEQIFSFWMDYFVEATKSEVGDSIRFPLLVLEPTKILMPSYVNVNLGAEEKSVQIWNHCLDNMKNSCKQVHDWLFTANMIRSVSLYKRDERCLFLYVHQNSDDFQMYFPSVQCRQRFYDLILEMTRDQEGMVTDLDAYMTDDRMKFEYELDDQNKRIMLGKGTYGIVYAARDLNTQVRIAVKEIRERNLGDVQPLHEEIKLHSQLRHRNIVQYLGSVSEEGYFKIFMEQVPGGSLSALLRSKWGPLKENESTIAYYTKQILEGLKYLHDQKIVHRDIKGDNVLVNTYSGVVKISDFGMSKRLAGLCPSTETFTGTLQYMAPEVIDKGQRGYGAPADIWSLGCTIVEMATGKPPFIELGSPQAAVFKVGYYKMHPEIPSELSERAKNFILRCFEPNPDIRATAAELLEDPFLNEKKKTNRLAAVPDFSRSISVPADRLERLGKSDKTNNNHIVSASPIQTSQSDDSTIGNTPSIETSESDTAGASMTRRSSSGGLLSPEVELGGQPGQKTGEEQEGFYLLKKDSQRRMTLTRVLNQDEAKICEVWMRGICQAEGQTVLQMNHLILLMRALRDYIVEQNQGVIVTAIRTLKEELDFDSIAINHLNLAIYLFQTAVNEVLRMHSIKPHWMFALDNLVRNAVQAAITVLSPELGANLLGQERVQTGDQGPEEGSTSGVSTVNSVKSQKTGDSLDNKYWKEYRDQMGALKMENLRLLQELIESQKSYQALLQQVLEEQRTQVNALTRLCEGINRRTMRQESGYNSSISGNIVQQPISLVISDTPSSTTSCSNQALIGWLQSLQVDEMSIERFLYEQYTLDDVLNHVTREDIRRLNLRGGIELRIWQAILKYRQSNNEMEKNE